The genomic interval CGAGGCGCGGGCGGTGGCGGGGATCCGAAAACGCTCCATGACCGGCATCGAGCAGTGGTGCCCGGCACGGATGGCGATGCCTTCCTGGTCGAGAACGGTGCCCAGGTCGTGCGGGTGAATCCCGTCCACGGTGAACGACAGCAACGAGCATTTTCGCTCCGCCGTACCCACCAGGCGCACGCCGGGGATCTCCCGCAGGAAGGCGCTGGCATGTTGCAGCAATTCCGCCTCGTGCGCCTGGAGCGCAACCGGGTCCAGGGATTCCATGTAGCGAATCGCCGCCCCCAGGCCCATTACGCCCGCGATGTGCGGCGTCCCCGCCTCGAAACGATGCGGGCTCTCGTTGTACACGGCCTTCGCCATCGTCACCGCGCGGATCATGTTGCCGCCCCCTTCCCAGGGCGGCATGTTCTCCAGATGGCGCTCCTTGCCGTACAGGATGCCGATCCCGGTGGGGCCGAAGAACTTGTGCGCCGAGAATGCGTAGAAGTCGCAGTCCAGCCGCGTTACGTCTATGGGCATGTGCGGGATCGCCTGGGCGCCATCCACAAGCACCGGGGTGCCGTTCGCGTGGGCGCGTTCGACCAGCCACCGGATATCGTTGACGGTGCCCAGCGCATTCGACACGTGGGTGACGGCCACCAGGCGGGTGCAGGGGCCCAACAGCCTTTCGTATTCCTCCCGCACCAGCTCTCCCCGGTCGTCAATCGGGACGTAAAGCAGGCGCGCCCCGGTCTGTTCGCACAGCATTTGCCAGGGAACGATGTTGGAATGGTGCTCCATCTCGGTGATCAGGATCTCGTCCCACGGGCCGAGCCGCGGACGCCCGTAACTCTGCGCGACCAGGTTGATCGCTTCCGTCGTGCCGCGTACGAAAACGATCTCCCTGGGAGAAGAGGCATGGATGTATTCCTGTACCTGCCGCCGCACCGCCTCGTAGGCGGCAGAGGCATGTTCGCTAAGAAAATGGATGCCGCGGTGCACGTTCGCATATTCCTGGCGGTAGCAATTGCCGACGGCCTCGATAACCGAGCTGGGCTTCTGTGCCGATGCGGCGTTGTCCAGATAGGTCAACGGCTGGTCATAGACTCGGCGGGACAGGATGGGGAAGTCGCCGCGGATCCGTTCCACGTCCCATGCTATCGCCGGGGCGAACCCCGGGGCGAACCGTTGCGCAGGAGCGGGCGTGCCGGTCACCGGGCGACTCTCAGGCGCGGCCCCGGGCCGGCATCCCCGGCAAGGCGGCGATCATCCGGGTCCGCAACGGCTCGAACTCGATCTTATCGAGCACCTGCATGGCAAAGGCCATGGTCAGCGCCCGTTCCGCCGCTGCCTCGTCCAAGGCCCGGGTGCGCAGGTAAAACAGGGCGTCCTGGTCCAGGCGCCCGACGGTGGCCGAGTGGCTGCACTGTACGTCGTCGGCATGGATCTCGAGGTTCGGCTCGGTACGGGCCCGCGCTTGCGCGGAGAGCAGCAGGTTGGCGTTCTTCTGCCGCGCCTCGGTCTTCTGGGCCTGCGCATGGATGACGACCCGGCCGCTGAAGGCGCTGGCGCCGCGGTCGCGGATCAGGCCCAGGAAGGTCTGCTCGCTGCAGGTGTG from Gammaproteobacteria bacterium carries:
- a CDS encoding cysteine desulfurase translates to MTGTPAPAQRFAPGFAPAIAWDVERIRGDFPILSRRVYDQPLTYLDNAASAQKPSSVIEAVGNCYRQEYANVHRGIHFLSEHASAAYEAVRRQVQEYIHASSPREIVFVRGTTEAINLVAQSYGRPRLGPWDEILITEMEHHSNIVPWQMLCEQTGARLLYVPIDDRGELVREEYERLLGPCTRLVAVTHVSNALGTVNDIRWLVERAHANGTPVLVDGAQAIPHMPIDVTRLDCDFYAFSAHKFFGPTGIGILYGKERHLENMPPWEGGGNMIRAVTMAKAVYNESPHRFEAGTPHIAGVMGLGAAIRYMESLDPVALQAHEAELLQHASAFLREIPGVRLVGTAERKCSLLSFTVDGIHPHDLGTVLDQEGIAIRAGHHCSMPVMERFRIPATARASFAFYNTIEEAGRLADALRKAVRLLS